One bacterium genomic region harbors:
- the murC gene encoding UDP-N-acetylmuramate--L-alanine ligase, producing MIAPGTRVHFIGIGGAGMSAIASVLLARGYPVSGSDLRESEVTRRLRAAGARIQIGHAPEHVTAGQVVVISRAVPDENVEIQQALAQGLPIMHRAQMLAALMEGARGIAVVGTHGKTTTTSMTALVLERAGRDPTVLIGGEVEDFGGNARAGIGTDLIAEVDESDGSLLWITPKIAVVTSLDATDHLDFYGSEARLVETFRMFLGALPHDGFAAICSDAPVGRELAAHARPRVVTYGLDAGAGYAARILEMAGRRTVFEARRAGLMLGRVTLDVPGRYNVQNALGALAVGTEMDVPFQVCADALASFHGVQRRFTMRGEVAGVLVVDDYAHNPTKVGALLQGARECWPGARIIAVFQPHRYTRTRTVGEQFGAAFDCADEVILTDIYPADEAPIPGVDAGIVARAIGGRRPVRFIADAGDVAAVLEEEVRPGDLVLTIGAGDVSKVADELVVRLKRRAAERPRASGNAGG from the coding sequence GTGATCGCGCCCGGCACCCGGGTCCACTTCATCGGGATCGGCGGCGCCGGTATGAGCGCGATCGCGTCGGTGCTCTTGGCGCGCGGCTATCCCGTGTCCGGCTCCGACCTTCGGGAGAGCGAGGTGACGCGGCGGCTGCGCGCGGCCGGCGCGCGGATCCAGATCGGGCACGCCCCGGAGCACGTGACGGCCGGGCAGGTGGTCGTGATCAGCCGCGCCGTGCCCGACGAGAACGTGGAGATTCAGCAGGCGCTCGCGCAGGGGCTGCCGATCATGCACCGCGCTCAGATGCTCGCGGCGCTGATGGAAGGGGCGCGGGGCATCGCGGTGGTGGGCACGCACGGCAAGACCACCACGACCTCGATGACCGCCCTCGTGCTCGAACGGGCCGGCCGCGATCCGACGGTGCTGATCGGTGGAGAGGTGGAAGACTTCGGCGGCAACGCGCGCGCCGGGATCGGGACGGACCTCATCGCGGAGGTGGACGAGAGCGACGGCTCGCTCCTGTGGATCACCCCGAAGATCGCGGTCGTGACGAGCCTCGACGCCACCGACCACCTCGATTTCTACGGGTCCGAGGCGCGACTGGTCGAGACGTTCCGGATGTTCCTCGGCGCGCTTCCGCACGACGGGTTCGCCGCGATCTGCTCCGACGCCCCGGTGGGCCGGGAGCTGGCGGCCCATGCGCGCCCGCGTGTCGTGACCTACGGGCTTGACGCGGGCGCGGGCTACGCCGCGCGCATCCTCGAGATGGCCGGGCGCCGCACGGTGTTCGAGGCGCGCCGCGCCGGCCTCATGCTCGGCCGGGTTACGCTGGACGTGCCCGGCCGGTACAACGTTCAGAACGCCCTCGGCGCGCTCGCCGTCGGGACCGAGATGGACGTTCCGTTCCAGGTGTGCGCCGACGCGCTCGCCTCGTTTCACGGCGTGCAGCGGCGGTTCACGATGCGGGGCGAGGTGGCCGGGGTGCTCGTGGTCGACGACTACGCCCACAACCCGACCAAGGTGGGTGCCCTGCTGCAGGGCGCGCGCGAGTGCTGGCCGGGCGCCCGCATCATCGCGGTGTTCCAGCCGCATCGGTACACGCGCACGCGGACGGTCGGCGAGCAGTTCGGGGCGGCGTTCGACTGCGCCGACGAGGTGATCCTCACCGACATCTATCCAGCGGACGAAGCGCCGATTCCGGGGGTGGACGCCGGTATCGTGGCGCGGGCGATCGGCGGGCGGCGTCCCGTACGGTTCATCGCCGATGCCGGCGACGTCGCGGCGGTGCTCGAGGAGGAGGTCCGGCCGGGCGACTTGGTGCTGACGATCGGGGCGGGGGACGTCTCGAAGGTGGCCGACGAGTTGGTCGTCCGCCTGAAGCGCCGCGCGGCCGAACGGCCGCGCGCGTCCGGGAACGCGGGTGGGTAG
- the murB gene encoding UDP-N-acetylmuramate dehydrogenase, whose product MGSPETLAAALERLCPGAIRREEPLSRHVSFRIGGPADVLALPGTLDELARVVAWLYQEREPFVVLGRGSNVLIADRGVRGVVVKTGRGQEGLRFDGTRVDAECGVSVPYLARQASLRGLSGLEFAGGVPGSVGGALAMNAGAHGHCMAEVVTRVRVVTPDGERTWRADELAYAYRESRLQHEPAVVLDATLELAQESPEVTTARLDEWLRHRSDTQPLGPPSSGCIFRNPAGDHAGRLIDTAGGKGLRVGGAVVSDRHANYILNTEHATAADVLGLIALVHRRVRERFGVELETEVKLLGEFDAR is encoded by the coding sequence GTGGGTAGCCCGGAGACCCTCGCCGCAGCGCTGGAGCGTCTGTGTCCCGGCGCGATCCGCCGGGAGGAGCCGCTGTCCCGCCACGTCTCGTTTCGCATCGGCGGGCCTGCGGATGTGCTGGCGCTGCCGGGCACGCTCGACGAACTCGCCCGGGTCGTCGCGTGGCTCTACCAGGAGCGCGAGCCGTTCGTGGTGCTCGGCCGCGGCAGCAACGTGCTCATCGCCGACCGCGGCGTCCGTGGGGTGGTCGTCAAGACCGGCCGCGGTCAGGAGGGCCTTCGCTTCGACGGAACCCGGGTCGACGCCGAGTGCGGCGTGAGCGTCCCGTACCTCGCCCGCCAGGCGTCGCTGCGCGGCCTCTCAGGCCTGGAGTTCGCCGGGGGCGTGCCCGGCTCGGTCGGCGGCGCCCTGGCGATGAACGCCGGGGCGCACGGGCACTGCATGGCCGAGGTCGTGACGCGCGTCCGGGTCGTGACGCCCGATGGCGAACGGACGTGGCGCGCGGACGAGTTGGCCTATGCGTACCGTGAGAGTCGTCTGCAGCATGAGCCCGCGGTCGTGCTCGACGCGACGCTGGAACTCGCGCAGGAGAGCCCGGAGGTGACGACGGCCCGACTCGACGAGTGGCTGCGGCACCGCAGCGACACGCAGCCGCTCGGCCCGCCGAGCTCCGGGTGCATCTTCCGGAATCCTGCCGGGGATCACGCGGGGCGGCTGATCGACACCGCCGGGGGCAAGGGGCTTCGGGTCGGGGGGGCGGTCGTGAGCGACCGCCACGCCAACTACATCCTCAACACGGAACACGCGACCGCGGCGGACGTACTCGGCCTGATCGCCCTCGTGCACCGGCGCGTACGCGAGCGGTTCGGCGTCGAGCTCGAGACCGAGGTCAAGCTGCTTGGGGAGTTCGACGCACGATGA